The Pyxidicoccus sp. MSG2 DNA segment GCCCGTCCTCCCAGCCTGCGGCCTCCGGGTCGCGCTCCGTTCCCCTGGGGAGGTGCCCATGACGTTGGAGACAGCCGAGCGAGGTGGTGCCCGCGGGACGGGGTGCCCGGCTGGAAGGGAGTGCGGATTCCGCACTCCGCATGCAGAGTTCGCAGTGTGGAAGGCGAGCCCCTGGACCTGGAGTCCCCGCAGCGGAGGTCGACGATGAGCGCCATGTCGTGGTGGCGCCGCGGTCCCCTCATGCCGTGGGGGGCGGCGGTGCTGATGTGCGCGGTGCTGCTGTCCGCGGCGCTGTTCATCCGCCGCTCGGCGCTGGAGTCCTCCTCGCTGGTGAAGCGCGGCATGGCCAACGTGCTGATGCTCGCCGGGGTGGAGGCCTTCCGCGACTCGACGGGCGTGCCCAGCCAGGAGGCCATCGAGGCCTTCCTCGCGGCCCACAAGGACGGCGGGCTGCGCTACGTGGCCATCATCGAGGACGGGAAGGTGCTGGCCTCGGCGGGAGAGGGCTCCGTCGGAGACCTCGTCCTGCAGCAGGACGGGCCCCAGTTGCGGCTCGACGGGAGCCGCGCCCAGCTCGTCCACCGGCTGCGGCGGCCGCGTCCTCCGGCCAGGGCCGGAGAGGCCCCGGCGGTGACGCCGCCCCCGGAGCCGCAGGACCCGCGCAAGATGCTGCGCATCGCCTACGAGTTCGAGCCACTCACCGCGCAGGAGCTGGAGTCGCGCTCGCAGCGGCTGCTCATCGTGGCGATGGTGTCGTGCGGAGGAATCCTCGCGCTTGCCTTCGCCTTCTCGCGAGCACAGGCCCAGCGCGAGGCCCTGGCGGAGGAGCTGGAGCGCGGGCGCCGGCTCGCGGCGCTGGGCACCATGTCCGCGGTGCTGGCGCACGAGCTGCGCAACCCGCTGGCCTCGCTCAAGGGCCACGCGCAGCTATTGGCCGAGCGGGTGGAGCGCGACGAGGCGCTGCGCCCCAAGGTGGACCGTGTGGTGAACGAGGCCGTGCGGCTGGAGCAGTTGCTGAATGATCTGCTCGGCTTCGTGCGCAGCGGCGAGTTGCGGCGCGTGGACGTGGACCCGAACGACGTGCTCCGCGCGGCGGTGGAGGCCACGGGCGAGGCGAGCGTGGAGGCCCGCTACCTGCCGGCGGGCACGCACTGGGCGCTCGACGCCGGACGCCTGCAGCAGGCGCTGGAGAACGTGCTGCGCAACGCCGTGCAGGCGAGCCCGGCGGGGCAGCGTGTGGAGGTGCGCGTGGAGCAGGAGGGGAAGTCACTCGTGTTCACCGTGAAGGACCACGGGCCCGGCATCCCCGCGGGCGAGGAGGAGCGCATCTTCGAGCCGTTCGTCACGGGGCGCCTGCGCGGCGTGGGGCTCGGCCTGTCCATCACCCGCCGCATCGTCGAGCTGCACGGCGGCACGGTGAGCGCGCGCAGTCACGCGAACGGGGGCGCGGAGTTCCGCCTCACCGTTCCTTCGCGGGGGAGCTGAAGCCATGGCGCGAATCCTGGTG contains these protein-coding regions:
- a CDS encoding sensor histidine kinase — its product is MSAMSWWRRGPLMPWGAAVLMCAVLLSAALFIRRSALESSSLVKRGMANVLMLAGVEAFRDSTGVPSQEAIEAFLAAHKDGGLRYVAIIEDGKVLASAGEGSVGDLVLQQDGPQLRLDGSRAQLVHRLRRPRPPARAGEAPAVTPPPEPQDPRKMLRIAYEFEPLTAQELESRSQRLLIVAMVSCGGILALAFAFSRAQAQREALAEELERGRRLAALGTMSAVLAHELRNPLASLKGHAQLLAERVERDEALRPKVDRVVNEAVRLEQLLNDLLGFVRSGELRRVDVDPNDVLRAAVEATGEASVEARYLPAGTHWALDAGRLQQALENVLRNAVQASPAGQRVEVRVEQEGKSLVFTVKDHGPGIPAGEEERIFEPFVTGRLRGVGLGLSITRRIVELHGGTVSARSHANGGAEFRLTVPSRGS